Within Topomyia yanbarensis strain Yona2022 chromosome 2, ASM3024719v1, whole genome shotgun sequence, the genomic segment cttaaggtcccacctggacaccaggacaggtttacaccttccgaagaagggtaacccccccttccctgtcagcatacgaccaaagttcccaccggggttggttacccgatcttcactaaggttactcgtatcccagtcgacgccacggggaggccagggctaggagttactgggcaggaggctaaggaccgcaagtggggtctattttatgccttcaggtacaagaggcttacgcactgcccagtcattgaCGACCCaacttatgaaaagggcgtaatttgacgaattattactttttctctaaacaaaatttaaaatatcttgaaaacgactacattttcgaagatttttgtaaAGAGCATTTTGATTCGAAATGACATTGGGAATCACattctataaaaaaatatatttttgtctgtaacatagtatagaattgaaaaacatgtacaaatttgttgttagaaaaacttttttattgataacttctccatcataaaattagacttaaaatatttcttttttatttaggttttcgctggcaaaaaataaaaaatgggtttttttaattccaatttttaatataaattataatttttttgaaaatcggcacaatttttttttcagtgtatattttttttacaaagattAATGAATGCCCTGCAACTCATTCTCGAATAGTTTTGCTGAACAAACTATGGTTTTCGtattattattgtttgttcATTGTGCATGCAAAAAcacatacgcccttttaaaaaaaagctcttgagtcaaaatggtCTAATAACCTGTGGAAGTCATGAAGACTCATAAACCAAACATAGCtgcaaatttttgttaaaatcggaGATGGTGGATTTTTATGGTCGGCCACTTCcccgtggaattcctcaataaTGAAAGTCGTTTTCGAAGGTAATCAATTTTCTACCGTTCATGGTTTACCTTTGGTCACGAATGGTTCACCATGTTTGCCACAAGTGCATATTGCCTGCCAAATCTTGTACTTCGAAGCGAATTTCGATAGCTTATTCCGCTTGAAACGGTCATCCACAGCAAACTTGTTCTTATCCGTGAAATATTTCTGTCTAGGCCTCTGCTATTCTCGTGTTGGTattccactgcgaccagtattttgATCTATTGTGGCTACTTCTACCGTTTGAATACTTTACGATTGTATGACACATCAACCATTTTTTTGAGATTCATCTAGAATTATTTATAAACTCCATGTAACTAGAAAGTGTTTCGAAGTTCGTCATTTCAGTTTATAAGTAGAGGAAACAAGCGTTCTCGAAAATCATAGATCGGTTGTAAAAAAAGCTTAGTGTTTTTAAGTTTTGCTGGTTGTTTTCGTTTTTCTTCTAAGCATTATGAGCAGTGAAAGGTGTCTACGCGTTACTTTCCACTAAAATTGAAATTGCTAATCCTCCGTAAAAATGCTAATCCTGCAGACATGATACCCCAAAATAGACAAACTTTCGACGCCATATTAGACATCACAGTCCCAACCTTATGTTTTATCATTCAGCAACAAAGATTACCACACCTCCGTTCTGCTTACTTTGTCAACAGCACCCCCGGTGGAAACTCAATCTCGGCGTGTGAGCTTACTTGCTTCCTGATTGGGGCACTGGCGAGACCGATCTGTCCAGCGGCTGGCAGCATGAAGGAGGGACGCTGGGACCGTAAGCTCTACTCGGGTAGCGAGCTTTACGGCAAAACTCTTGCAATTCTGGGCCTCGGGCGAATCGGTCGGGAGGTCGGCGTGCGAATGAAGGCATTTGGAATGCGCGTCATTGGTTTCGATCCGATTACAACGCAGGAGGAAGCCAAGGCGGCCGGCATCGAAAAGATGGAACTGGAACAGATTTGGCCGCTGGCTGATTATATTACCGTACATACCCCGTTGATCCCTGCCACAAAAAGTGCGCATCAGTGTGTGATTGATAAAAATAGTTTCGTTATTGAAAAGGTGCTTTTTGCTTTCAGATCTCATTTCATCAGCAACATTGGCCAAATGCCGAAAAGGCGTTCGGGTGGTTAATGTGGCGCGCGGTGGAATCGTTGACGAGGCCGCACTTCTCGATGCGCTACAGAGTGGCCACTGCGGTGGTGCTGCAGTCGATGTGTATCCAGAAGAGCCACCGAAATCGGAAACCACTAAGAAACTAATCAATCATGCGAAGGTCGTTGCTACTCCTCATCTGGGTATGTATGAATATTATATTCTTATACTTTTGTCACTTTTGGTGTAGCTTTTGGGTGGGGCTTTTTTATTGAAACGAAATTTTGTCTCTTTCCGGTGCAAAAATAAACAGGAGCAAGTACGTCAGAGGCCCAGGTGCGTGTCGCCGTTGAAGTGGCAGAACAATTTATAGCATTGACGGGGACGTCGCAACTTTACACCGAGTTTGCCGGCGTTGTCAATCGTGAGATTTTGAAGAAtgtgttttaaattaaattgttaGCAGATAATTCTGCCCGTGTTATTTAGGCAGAGATGAAAATAAACGGCTTAACTCGTTCGTGAGAATTCTTTCAACTTTCATTGGATTATTATTTCCTCCCTCCGATGTAACAGTGTTACTTGTCCGATCGTTTGATGGTAAGTTCAATTGATGAGAATATCCGTTTTCGTGCATTGACAGCTTTGCGACAGCGATTGTTGCTCGGTAAATAATTCGACACACCGTGATCGATGGGAAAGAAAAATCGTACACAGATCAGTGTATCGCCCACCGACCGGTGGGATGCGGCAGGAAAATTGTTTGTCAACAGAGTCATCCCATTCAGTAATTCCAACCACGTGCTTCTGCTTTTCGAGAGAGCTGCGTGAGAGTGGTGACGACAAAAACATCCTGAGAGCCAAACCCATTTAGAAAGGATATCATTTTCTGTCTCATACTGGTAGGTACCTACATAAACTTCATTCTTGGGAAATCAACCGCTATATAAAGCAACAAGTAACGGTTGTTCTATCCTCAGTCTTTCGCCGGATACAGTTTGAGCTCGATCGGAGCGGTACCGGAAACGGTTGATTCGGTATAAATAGTGTTTGGATAATATTTGCTCGAATTCGAATTGATATTTGTGAGGATGAGTTGCAATAGTTTATTTTACAGAAGAAAGTGAAAGTGAAATGACGTCCTGTTGACATAGTTGTTCGTTACAATATTTTCGATTGATGACGGCATATGCAATTGGATACCTTTTCGCAGGAGCCAAAAACGAACGGCATTAATTTCATTAGGTGTGGATGTTTTTGGGTTCATCTTCGCTGTTCTGATCGGTGCAATAACACGTCTCAGCGGGGTCGAATCTAATATGCAAGAGTGATGAAACGTGTGCTCTCGTTGATGATCGGAAGAAATACCAACCGTATAGGATTAATGAGAAGACACATATTGAACGTCTAGGTTTAAGTGGTGTAATTAAATAATTTATGCGCACATTGACGGTTGGACAAAGGCTGGAATTAAGAGTAGACCTAAATCGTGTCGGTGAAGTCGGGAGTTGATTGTGGCCGTGTCCTTTATGTTGTGCTGCTTCAAAAATAAGTTACCCGTTTTCCATAGTGTTATAAACATAAAAGAAAAAGATTTGTGTTAGTGAATGTTCACTTCTTAtgaaaattgaactttttcacttagctaaaatttaaaaattttctagAAATATATGAAATGCTTGATCataaatctattgttgaacACAAAAGTTAATTTTAACAATATTTTACAAATTATCTAACATCCAGTTAATATATAATTTGTACTTCTATATTGAGTACGATAACCCGTTAGTACAGACTTTGAATCACCCCACAGACTTTGAAAAACCCCCTGTGCAACTGAAGGTCGCAGAAACTGCCAGATATTCAAAAGTTTTCCATAACCTGAGTTAACAAAAATCGTTATAATCGACCAAAATACTTGAAATCCCTATCAACAGCAAGATAGGCGGTAGCTGAAATAGCAGCTACAGTATTGAGCAACCCGTGTGCAACAAATACCGATCTTTGTTAAAAAGCGTCAGTAAACGTAATCGTTTTTGGATCGAAACTAAGTAAAGTTTCACAGTCGATAGTTTAGGAGTCTAATTTCATTCTATATTATTAATTGTGCGATAAGCTTTTTAACGATAGcacaatattcaaatttttattaaaaggtTATTTTTGCGTTGGACAAAACAGGTGCAATTTTTCGTATTCTCTCAATTTGTTTTTGTCAAACTATACAAAAACAAGCTGAAAAAATTGCGTTtcgcaataaaagtgtcatatGATTatactagtttacagcattccTGAACTCAATAAGCTGGTaataatttcaatgtaaaatcgtgtgctgaatccgaagctgaggtccaaaaaaattacagtagaatagttttcgagttacagtaaaaaaaatgaatttcgcctttaaaataaaaagtcactaagtaaaatccaaatatcttcggttgcaGTGCATCgatataaaatattattatgttgaattaaagaaaatgaaatgaactttCGGTCGTTTTaacattttgtttttgtgcGACTAgtggttctgacgttatttacgaatttattgaactttttcttgatttttccccattttttaaagaaaaatgagcggttggtcaagattttgggcaagataaagcaatcctaaaaattatatttttatgggaaataaacgcctgctaataaccagggttgccacctctggagaggctttgacccggagattttcacagaccagcgaagggggggggggattttgggtggaactagacagaaatttggatcaaagcgattgctcggcatttttGAGCAGTTTAATtgctttttattactacgttagaGTAAAGCTGTAAATTGTTCACGTTTGAAAACGATTTTGTCGGTTTAAtcaggtgtagtatttcacttccccgactaagtgtaTAGAAtataaaagcaccagctactctcgctgttGAGGATAAGTGGAACGAGCATttctctcctccacaactaacaggaaaaggcgAGTAAAGGAGGTAGAGCAGCGGTATCGCATGGGAAGCACGTTGTGGtttcggttattcatcaccagaggtcgcaacaaaggggTAAAACTCACCTTTCAagccaacagttaagggtcgctgcaggagtagcaacaacaccggaagaactcgtgTGATGTTGCTCTAGCCAGTTGGATTGGAACAAATCTGGCATACCTTGGTGCAGCACCACTAACGGTGAAGTTAGTATAACTTAACTTTTTTACAcctttttgagcgacttagtgacatttcaattgtagcatatatcgaaatattactttccttaatttggagtaaatttgatttatttttcatttccattgctttgtgaaagaaatcagaaatatttggtgaactcatcctcgccaccttgaaacgaagagtTAGTCgtacaaaataaatctgaaccagagtaatagttaacttaatagttaaatattttgtaaagaataaaataattccACAAAAATTGAAAGtgtgcttcttcccaccaaacccggaaaaattgatgtaaaacccggaggcctGGAGATCGcttccgaaaaccggagtcaccgggtcaaacccggaggggtggcaaccctaatacTATATCTTGCGAAGGAAGTgccaaataagtagacaaatatatTTCTGTTTATAAACATCAGtgacgtagccagaaatttggtttggtggggggggggggggctcagAAGTTCAGAAACAAATGTAGTCTAGCAGATgcctttttttaatttcttttataatatatcaatgaagtcaaataatgcaaatatAAATTGCACTTTTAAAGTGGAATAAATGTTCGAAACCTTTTCTGACGGTCAAAATCGCATAATTTGGAAATCATCAACTTTGGAGGGTTAACAACCTCGAAGAAGCTCTACAACTTAAAAacgcatcttttgatataataattttgttgaataaatttCTTGGAAGAAATTATGAAGaagtaactcttcaaaaatagtaactgatttggtgtcttcagcaaagttgttgataatgtcattttaaacaactttgtggaaaatatttaagctacatgaatgcagtatatcgagatataaaactatatttaaccctttcatgaccaacttttttctagcgcatgcagggtttcaaaactatttttccttgagaacggtggggtcaagaaacacgaaaagccttttttcataaagataggtgcttccctcacagtgctagaagctgctcaatttttctcttccaatgctcaaaacaattctcctagaatatttacaatagtccaattgcgtggaaaatgtagccaaagtctgtctaaattgataagttttatcaattttcaataatattggcacataacgaagatatatgaaaaattcattttccgtcgtcaacgttaACTGTTCCTAGCAGCACTGctacatcggaatccaatcagactaattgcaataacttcagttctagagctggttCTTGAAACTATCAAtaatcaaatgaaaggtaatagtcaaatttaaattttaaatttgttgtccacatgggcatgaatgggttaagaaaTTTTCTTAAAGTCAGTTTTTCTCTCATAACATGCTTTATTGTAATCTTCAAAGACTACCTTGAATAGAATATGaaatatattgtttttttttatttcgattatagaagttttaactttaaggtcattcgcctcttcgggttagaaaaatctcttatgaaaaatttctaaccctatgtgaggGATCGGGCATTGAACTCAgctgcgctgcgtacaaggcaattgatttacccaCTACGATACGCCCACCCCCTCAATTATATTGTTTATACGCTGTAGAAGAGATGTATCAATTGTAGTAttatcagaataacttgttttaaaggttttcgtTCACAAACAGTCTAATATATTGCGATATTCTGAATAGACGGTGCATTCAAGTCTTCGAAATTAGTTATAGGatgtctttaaaaaaaattatagatactttaaccttagggtctttCGGCTAAAagcttagaattttttttagccTGATGTACTGGAGtggggactcgaacccaggtgagctgcgtacatcgACTGACCAACGACGCCGGGTATTCattaaacaaagttgttcgaaaTAGCATATTCGAagactttgctgaagacattaaatctcgaactaaatttgtttgaagagtaaattctttATGACTAATTCTAGGAGGAATAacctccaaaattattttattagaagAGGTACGTTGTAATATCCTTCAAATTTCTACTTAGAGTTCGACTGTGACGGTTTATTATaacttttcatttgtttttaaCGGCTTTTTCAGCCTTTAATGAGTTGaacgtattttaatttttgcacGACGTTTCGATGCTGTTTGGCACGTTCTTCAGGGAAAGCTGGTTTTCATGTCGTTATTAGTCTATTGTTTCtaatattacatgtttttgtCCTTATAAAATAGTTCGTTCTTTCTCTTCGAGTATCGATGAATATCGATAAGTGTGACGTTGTGTTTTGTCTATTCTACAATGATACTAAACATCCAAAGTTGAGAGTTTCGAAATAATGTGGTCGTATTCGTAAGAAATGTTTTACAGCATAAATTTTGCTTTTCTTCACTACTAAAACTCACAACACCAGAAATAGTCCTCGTACACAAATTGTTATTACAACATTCAATTCAACACCCAAATAAACACTATTTATAATCAAACttgaaatatattaaaattagtttttagcgTTTCATATTCTCctcatcagctgctattgaattttgttgattggacttctggttccggagttacgggttgaagagtgcgatcacacagcgaattcccatataagctgcaatgaaaaattctcaaagaggGGAGTAaggaaaaaattcaaaatcgaatttgtgttttggatgccaaatgactttaaaatgcatgaaacggtGAGATTT encodes:
- the LOC131682031 gene encoding D-3-phosphoglycerate dehydrogenase, which encodes MPVQIKNVLVCDAVDSACVELLQDHGINVDYKLKLTKEQLVKEVKGYDALIVRSDTKITAEILNAGAGQLKAVGRAGAGVDNIDIEAATKNNVLVLNTPGGNSISACELTCFLIGALARPICPAAGSMKEGRWDRKLYSGSELYGKTLAILGLGRIGREVGVRMKAFGMRVIGFDPITTQEEAKAAGIEKMELEQIWPLADYITVHTPLIPATKNLISSATLAKCRKGVRVVNVARGGIVDEAALLDALQSGHCGGAAVDVYPEEPPKSETTKKLINHAKVVATPHLGASTSEAQVRVAVEVAEQFIALTGTSQLYTEFAGVVNREILKNVF